The nucleotide window ctctctgtgtgtgtgtctctcatgaataaataaaatctttaaaaaaaaaaagaatctctggaccaggggcacctgggtggttcagtggttgagcatctacctttggctcagggcatgatcccaggatactgatgtgggatcaggcttcctgcagggagcctgtttctctctccacctttgtctctgtctctctctctctctctctctctgtgtgtgtgtctctcatgaatggataaataaaatgtttaaaataaaataagtcatgaggatgagaagtacagcatagggaatatagtcaataatattgtaattaaCTTTGTATGGCgacagatggtgactatattTATGGCGAGCATTGCATAATGTGTAGGGTTGTTATAGatttaaactaatataacattgtatgtcaactacaattttaaaaaaataacaggagtGTGGTAGAGAAAGGATAAGACAGAACCAAAGGTAAAAATGGATttacattcaggaaaaaaaagattgatcaTGTCAAGTGGTGAGAATGTAGAGGAACTGGGactttcatacactgctggtggtacaatcactttgaaaaaaaagtttgacagtttcttaaaaagttaaacacctGCATGTGTTCTAGCCATTCCTAGGTgtttacccaagagaaaggaaaccCTATATTCGTACCtagacttgtacatgaatgtttctAGCACCTTTCTTGTAATAGCTAAGCACTGGAAGCAACCACCTGTTTAACAACAGGTGAATGGACAGTGTGtggctaaatttttttttgtggaatactcagcaataaaaagcaatgaactaCTGATTTACACAGTGTAGGtaactcaaaataattatacCCAGTGAAAGAAGGTAGTCACAAGAGGATGTTCTCtgggattccatttatataaaattatagaaaatgtaaactaatGTGTAGTGATAGAATGAAGATTAATGGTTGCTTGGGGATGGAGGtggtgagggggaggagggatcATCAAGAGGCATGAGGAAACTTTAAGGGATTATAGTTGGATATATTCACGATTGTGATTTGGTGTGATGGTTTACCAGATGTTTATGTATATTGAAACTCACCAAATTGCACATTTTGAATTTACGTAGTCTacttttttagtaatctctacacccaacaaggggcttgaatccacaaccccgagatcaagaatctcatgctcttccaactgaccCAGCCAGATGCCCATATGGAACATTTTATACATAACTATCACTGTAAAAATCATAAGGAGATTTTGAGATCAAAACACGTGCAAAGGTTACAATTTAGGCAGCTACTAAATCATACAACCGATCTAAgatgttattttgatttttaatgtagtattaaaataatgaacaattaAGGAATGCATTTCATGTTTAAAGATGTTTATGCGGTGCCCCGGTGGCTCAttcggttcagcatctgccttcagctcaggtcatgatctctgggtccaggaatcagggtcctgggatcagggtCTGCATATGgtccctgggtcaggctccctgcttggtagggagtcttcttctccctctgcccctcccctgctcttgttcattctctctctctctctcaaatgaaaaaatatcttttaaaaagatattgtttaaattcaggaaaatatttattttcaaacaaagtAAAAGTTTCATTACACTCTAAAACTTTATTCTTTGAATTGCACTTTGCTTCACCAATTTAGAcgtcaataaaaaaaattgattgcaTGGAATCTCAGCCGAAGTAACTCAAGTTGGTCTTTGTCTTTATAATCACTGtgctataattttaaatttagaatctacttttaaaatatggattatgtggggatccctgggtggctcaatggtttaacgccaccttcagcccagggcatgatcctggggtcccgggatcgagtcccacgttgggctccctgcatggagcctgcttctccgtctgcctgtgtctctgcctctctctctctctgtgtgtgtgtctctcatgaataaataaataaaatatttttaaaaatatgggttatgtgtattatatatggCCACAGGGATCGCAGTCTGGAAGTGTGCTCAAAGCAAGCTCAAATGATTCTAAATGGTTAAGAACTTACTTTAGAAAAGAACAGCCTCTCCCTGGGACCAACTATTTGACAAGAATTTGTCAAAGTAACTTCCTTGTAGAATAAGATGATTATTAAAACATGCATTCTAAAAATTGGCTAATTTGGAccttacatatatattaaaatttagaaatggtTGATTATGGTGCTAATAAAAACAAGATTGCCTTTTACTGGGTTTTGTTGTTCTTATATTAAAATTCTCTGTGGACActgtttcctctttgttttttgttttgttttgttttgttttgtttttttgctgtttccttttatTGCCTGCAGGTGGGCAGACCATTCCCACTGCCCTACCCATGGTAGGCCATTCCTCCACCCAAACCTTCGTAACAAGAAAATAGCCTAATTAATTGCTCTTGCATTTGTGGCCTCCAAACACCATTATTTTAGTGTGTGGGGGTGCTGTTGGTGACTTTCTATAGGGTGAGATTTTGTCTCTCTGAAGGCCTTTGGTGGCTTACAGCACTGGGTGGGGTACAATGCACACCACAATGGCATACGTCACCCGGAGGTGGTTAGGTGACCTGAAGGTGCTTTTGTTGTCTACTGTTTTAGGAGGAGTGTCATTGTCACCCACCACGCATTAAACCCTCTTCCCATCTGGGTTCTGGCAATCTCAGCTCTGACTTTGTGCCCCGTCTCTACACCAAACACACATAGAACCACCAAAgctctttttcttcttgcctgtGGGACAAACTGCTGAGAATATTTGTGTTTAGTTCTCAGTCCTCATGCAGTCCTTATCCCCATGTCTGGCTAACTGTGGACCTGCCAGTCTGGCCCCCAACCGTCCAGGACCTCACCTCCCTCTCTACTCACATgcctgtctcttcattttttccccttcatctgtcatagacacacaaacacattGCCTTTTCACAACTTGTTGACTTTCCTTTTATCAATCTGTGTACCCTGTTGCTCCAGATTTGATCTTTATGTGTTTGACCAGTTCTCCACAGCTGCTTCAGAAGATGCAAGGTTTCTAGCCCATGCTTGGCATTTGCTAGCTGTACAGGATGTTACTTGGAACTTTTGGATTTTCCAGTGCTTCTTATTCCCTCTCggctcattttcattttgtttctcacTCAGCTTGTGGTAACAGATGAATATCGTTGGCCTTATTGCTGTGTTAGGCATTCTTAAGGAAGAAGGGGATGCTCGAGgagttttttttctcaaattcctttGAAGAGGTCTTTTTGGCTTTGTGGTTTTCTTCTGCACCTGGAAAGGCAATGGAGTGAGTCAGCATGGGATTTGTTTGGGGGAAGAGAATGGGAATGTATAGGAATGGGGCTCCATGAGTAGAGATGTGGGTTGAGGAAGGGGTTTGTGTCAGGCAAGGGTAGGGCAGGGGGCTTGGGGAGATCTCTGGGGAAGAAGAAGAGCATGAGTAAGATCATCTAACCTTGCCACTGGCTCTGGGCTTTGGTCGACAAGAactcttcttttttctgattcttgGGGCTGGCTGTTTCATGCTTTTGTTTGATTGTTTCATACTTGTGCTAGTCTCCTCTGGTGCACAGATCTTACCAGCCATGTTAAAGCCTCTCAGTGGTCTGCCCCAGGCCTGCTGACCAGTGAGGAGCCACGCCTTCAGCTTTGTTTGGTCATCAGGGAGATCCCCTAGCCAACGATTGTGTTGAGGTGGCTTGGGCATCACAAAGCACTGCTCATGACACCTCTGTAGGGGCAGGGAAGACAAGATGCTACAGTTGGAGAAAAGGGGTATTTCTTTAATAACCCCTAAAGATCCAGCCCAAAGTGACCTGCTAACCCTCCATATTTCCCCATGGTCAATTCTAGTGGGTCATATGGCAGGGAGAGAGTGTTTCCTCCAAGACATTCCCCACAGCCGCCTCATTCAGTGGTTCATTCTGTTCTCTCCCATTCTTTACCATAACCTACCATTTTGGATATCTTAGCCTAAAATCTCTCCAAGGTAATGCGgtcttcttatttaattttct belongs to Canis lupus familiaris isolate Mischka breed German Shepherd chromosome X, alternate assembly UU_Cfam_GSD_1.0, whole genome shotgun sequence and includes:
- the LOC119868527 gene encoding spermatid nuclear transition protein 4-like: MAGKICAPEETSTSMKQSNKSMKQPAPRIRKKKSSCRPKPRASGKVQKKTTKPKRPLQRNLRKKTPRASPSSLRMPNTAIRPTIFICYHKLSEKQNENEPRGNKKHWKIQKFQVTSCTASKCQAWARNLASSEAAVENWSNT